GCTTTTGAGTTTGGTCTTCACCGCTGTCGCCAAATCCAGGACGCCGAGGATCTCATCCGTCGACCAATCATCGATATGCAAAAAATCTTTCTTCACAATAGGCTCCTTTGTTGCGCCACAACAGCCTCACCGGCAGCAATATTTAGAAACAAAAACAAAATCTAAAGCAAAGAATGTCCTGCACGTCAAGATTTCTCTGCTGAAATGATCGTCATCGAGCATTGGCCAAGGCCGTCCTCTCTGGTGATGGTTGAATTTGAATTACCTGCATGACTTGAATTTTCAAATCATTGCGACTATAGGTCATATTCGGAAAACAAAAGAGACGTGAAGCACGGGCGCCTGGACGTCCGTTATAAAAGGAGGCTTCAATGGAACTGGTTGATCTTAGCCCTCTGGAAACTTGGGCAGCTCTGGAAGATGAAATTTATGAGAGATCTGGTGTGAATCCAGCTGTATTTGATGTCGCGGGCGTGCGCATCAATCCGCGTCCTCGCTGGCCCAACCGGTTGTGCCCGGAGATCAAGGCAAATCCGAAAGGGCAGAGTTTTATCTGTGCCACCGCCCATATGAATATGGCCAATCAGGCCAGGCAGAGTGGACAACCGGTGATTGACGAATGTGACGCCGGTATGATCAAACTGGTCGTTCCCATATCTGTCGACGGCACCTTCCTCGGGTCCGCCGGCGGATGTGGTTTACTGCTCGAGGGTAACGAGATTGATACCTTTTTGATCAACAAGATCGTGGGGTTGGAAGAAGACAGGATCGAAGCCTTGTCTGAAGGCATACCCGCACTGAGCATGCAGCAAGCAGAGGAGTTGGCCGCTTTTATCCAAGGTCGTATCGAACAGATCGTATCTGATTTCAAGGCGCGTCGATAGCCCACCGGCATCGGACGACGCCAAGGGGATAAGATCCAAAGGAGGGGGTATGCGCTTTTGGGTGGGGTTTGTAATTACCCTATTGGTTTCAGTGCTTGCAGTAGGATGTGCATCCAAGGACCAGCAAGCGGGCTATGCCGCAGTGTTTGAAGATGCACCCAATCTCTATGATGACGGTGTTTATGACTCAGGCCATCGCGTCGGCAACATTCTCGCCCAAGAGACGGCGGCGACGGGTGAAACGCGATTGATGATTACCCTGTCGCCTGAATTTTTGAGTGACACAGGCAATAATTTTGTTTTATACGCACATGCCGGACGTCTCGAGGTCGACAAGCTCCATGCTTTTGGTGAGCCGCTGTCCCCAGACGCGCTCATTTGTGGTTTTACAAGCAAATCTAAACTGACCTGGTTCAAATTAAAAACCCTGCTCAACGATCGCGTTCGTGCCGCCCAGAAGCGAGCCAAAGCTCTGCAGGCAAGGATCGGATAGCGCCCCGGCAATGGATGTGCTTCGGATTCAGTTGTGTATGGCGCCCCTGCGCGGTTTGACAGGGGCTCTTTTTCGAAACACCTACAGCGAATTTTTCCACGGCATAGATTGGGCCGTCACCCCTTTTCTAACGACCACACAGGGATCGCGCATCAAGCCGAGCCAGCTCCAGGATGTATTGCCCGAAAACAATACCCGCATACCCATCGTTCCCCAGGTCATTGGAAATCGTCCGGATAAATTCATCACTCTGTCGAAGGCACTTTTCGATCTCGGTTACGAAACCGTGAATTGGAATCTCGGGTGCCCCTTTCCGAGGGTAGCCAAAAAACAGCGTGGGTCAGGTCTGCTCCCCTATCCGGATATCGTCGATGCATTTCTCGAGGCGGTGATACCCAAAATCCCCAATCGTATCAGTATCAAATTGCGATTGGGGCGTCATGAACCCGAAGAGATTTTCGCCTTGCTGCCGGTGTTGAACGGTTACCCGGTTCAGGAACTGATTCTGCATCCGCGCACCGGCGTCCAGATGTATACCGGGACGGTGGATTTGAATGGCTTTGAAGCATGCCTGGCCCTGAGTCGCTGCCCGGTTATCTACAACGGCGACATCGTCAGTCGGGCTAAGTTTGAATCCTTGAGAGACCGGTTCCCCAGTGTCGGGACTTGGATGATTGGAAGAGGCTTGCTTCAAAATCCATTTTTACCGGCGGAAATCAAAGGGCTTGTGACCGATCCCATTGAGCGTGTGAACCATTTTCGAGATTTTCATGATACCCTGTTCGATCGTCTTTCGGTGGTTCGCCAAGGCCCGGCCCACCTGGTCGATGCCATGAAAGGCTACTGGGGTTACTTTCACCATTTTTTCGAAGACGGCGGAAATGTCTTAAAGGCGATCCGCAAGATCCAGCGGCCGGAACACTATCGGGATTTTCTCAAAAGGTTTTTCGATCACCAGGCCAAATGGCGTGGAGACTCCGCTTGATTGACTTTCAACACGACAGGGGCTGCATCTCGTCACCGAAAAATGCCAAAGGAGTGTGTGTTGGATCCGATCTATTGGGCAGCGCTATTCAGCTTCATCGCAGGTGCCAGCGGTTATGTCATGGTTCGCTTCTGGATGATTCCCATTTTGCGATACCGGCGCATCAAGGGTCGTCTCTTAAGGGCCCTCGGGGATCTGTCACGGGACCTGCCCGAAGGAAATGATCAACGACCAAAAGACCGTCTGGGCAAAAAGCGGATGCAGGATATGCGTCGTCTGGCGATGCAATTGGTGGAATTGAACGATCACGATTTACCCTACTGGTACAGATTGATACTTCTCACGCGCAAAGAGTCGGCTCCGAATGCTTCCGAAGCGATCATGCGAATGGAGAGTTTGCCCACCAACGAGCAGGTCCACGAATGCTTGCGGGAAGCTGCATTGAAATTAACGACCCCGCGAGGGCTCATCAGCATTGGCTTGCGTGGCTGATATGTGGCAACCATGGTGTTAACGAAAGCAAAAGCATGTTGGCAGGAAAATGGGAGCGTGAAATGAAAAAATGGATGCGATGGGCTCTCTTTTTGGCCGGCATTCTGGCAGCCGCATCGGCCCATGCAGATCGGATCATAACGGCCGAGGATGTGAGGCCGCCCGAAGGGCTCACGTTGTGCGGCGAGCCTGTACCGTTCGAGTTGAACCACGTGCGCGAGCGATTTGAAAAAGAGATGCTGCTCTCTTTGTGGGACCGGCCTCAGGTGCTGTTGTGGCTCAAGCGATCCACCCGCTATATGCCCTTTATTTCCAAAGCGCTCGAGCAAGCCGGTATGCCCGACGATATCAAGTACCTGGCCATTGTGGAAAGTGCGCTCAGGCCGCATGCCGGGTCCCCCAAGGGCGCCATGGGGTTCTGGCAGCTGATGCCGGCGACCGCACGAAAATTTGGACTGACTGTGGATGAATTCGTCGATGAACGCCGCGACTTGTACTTATCGACCCCGGTGGCGCTGGCATATTTAAAAACGTTGTATGCAAAGTTCTCTTCGTGGACGCTTGCCCTGGCCGCTTACAACATGGGAGAAGAGGGGGTGGATGCAGAGGTTATCGAACAGAGGACCCATGATTACTACCGGCTCTATCTGCCATTGGAAACCCAACGGTTTGTCTTCAGGATGCTCTCTGTAAAACTCATCGTCAATGACCCGGTGGCTTACGGATACCAGCTTTCCCCCGAAGATTATTATGCACCCATCGGTTTTGACACCATATCTGTCGATTGTTTTCAGGAGGCACCCCTTCGGCTGGTGGCACAAGCCGCAGATGCCGATTTCAAGGAGATAAAGGACCTCAATCCTCATCTGCGGGGCCATTATCTTCAAGCGGGGCATCATCAATTGCGGGTCCCGGAAGGCAGGTCTTTCGGATTTTCTGCCAAATTCGAAGCATTGCTCGAAGCCCATAGCCAGGAGCTCGGTCAACGCATCTACGTGGTTCAAAACGGAGATTCACTCTCTTCCATCGCCAAAAAATTCGCTGTCCCGTTGCAATCCTTGCTCATTTGGAATCGTATCGATTTAGGAAAAACGCTCCATCCCGGCGATCGATTGGTTATTTATCCCCGAGAGGCCGTCGCCGGACACTGATCGGCCAACGATATCGCAGCTGTTCGGATGGGAAGGTCACAGCAACATATGGAAACTGAAAATGAATAAGATCAAACGTTACGGCAACACCCTCAAAGAGCAGTTGCTGGCCAGTACCCGGGATCGCATCTACAACTTCATGATGGCCGATGACCGAATTCGTGGTGTCGTGGTCAATGGCACCCGAATGGTCAATGAGATGCGCTGGAACCATGAACTGGGGATTTTAGAGAGCCTGGTGCTGGGCCATGCTTATCTGGCGGCAGCCTTGATGGGCGCAGGCCTGAAAGGAAACGACCGGTTGTCGATCTCTGTGGAATGCTCGGGGCCTATAAAGGGATTCCATGTCGAATCCAATGCGTTCGGGGAGGTTCGGGGCTACCTGAAACAGGTGCCGATTCCCATCGATACGCCGCCCGTGGACTTTAATCTGTCTCCCTTCTTTGGCGCAGGCTTTTTATCGGTCACAAAATATCTGGAGGGAGCCAAGCACCCTTTCACGGGGAAAGTCATGATGGAACATGGGACCCTGGCCAAGGACCTGGCACTGTATTATCTGCGATCCGAGCAAATTCCGTCATCGTTTTCACTCAGCATCGCTTTTGATCAACAGGGGGAAATCACCGGGGCCGGCGGGCTTTTTCTGCAAGCGCTGCCAGGAGCATCGGAAGAGATGCTGAAAGAGGCGGAACAAGTGGTCACCAACCTCCCGTCCATAGGACATGAGGTGCACGGCGAGGGGTTTCCGCAGGCATGGATCGACCAGAATTTCAAAGGCATGTCCCCCAGGTATCTCGATTCGCGGGGAGTGGAGTTCATGTGCCACTGCAATCGAGAACAGATCAGAAGCATGATAATGCTCCTCGAAATCGCCGATATCCAGGATCTCGCCGAAAACGGTCCATTTCCCGTTCAGATTCGATGCCACAATTGCAATACCCGGTATGATTATGATCAGGCTGAACTCAAGGCCATTTATTCAGCCCGCGTTTCCGGATGATATCGACTCAGGGCGCCAAATGGAATTTTTGGGTCAAGGTGAAAAATATTCCGGCAATGGTTTTGCCGTCCTGGATCTCGCCCGATTTAATCATCTCAACGACTCGAGCAAGGGGCAGGGGGTGGACTTCCAATATTTCATCCTGGTCCAGAGCCTGTCTGGCCGGCGATAGATTCGAAGCCATGAACAGGTGGATGGTTTCGTCGGAATAGCCGGGTACGGGTATGATGGATCCCAAATGATCCCAATGGTCTGCCGTATAACCCGTCTCTTCGGTCAGTTCTCGTTGTGCACATATCAATGGATCTTCTTTTCCGTCAAATGTTCCGGCCGGTATTTCCCAGATGAGCCTGCCCACGGCATGGCGATATTGTTTGAGCATCAACACCCGATCCCCGTCCAACACCGGTACGATGGCCGAAGCGCCTGGATGGCGGATGACCTCCAAATCCAATGTATAGCCGTTGGATAGAGTGACATTTTCAACCGTCACGTTGAATACCCGACCTTTGCGCAGGATCTGCTTTTTATGGACAAGAGGTTCCATTTTTTATGATTTGGGCCTTTTCTGTTCGGTTGAAAGGGTTTGCTTTACCTGTTGGATGATTTGATTCAGGGGTTCACCGGTCGGGGTCTTGGCATTCGGGTTGATGGCTACCAGGTTCTCCCAGGCCGATAGCGCACCGGCAGGGTCCTGCATATCGTGCATCAACACCACTCCTTTATTATACATTGCAATTTCATGGTTTGGATTCGAAATTAAGGCGCGATCAAAACTTTCAATGGCTTTTTGGGGATTGCCGGTGCGGCGGTGCATCACGCCCAGATCGGTCCATACATCCGGACGGTTCCCGTCGATACGCAATGATTTTTCATAGGATTCGATGGCCAGGTCGGGTTGCCCCGTATCGAAATAGAGATGGCCCAGATGTGTCCACGCATCCACATCCTCCGGGTTTTTTTCGGTTCTCGCGACCAGATGGGCGATTTGTTCTTTTTGCTGCGGTGTCATCTGGGGGGATTGTGCGTCCCCCGAAAGCATGGCCGATCGGGTGGAACGGTAAACGCTGAAGGTCACACCACCGACAAATCCGACGGCCAGGGCGATGGCGATCAGCAAAATGACATTCTCTGTTTTGATGTAACCTTTTAGGGCGGCATTGGTTTTAGACACGAACGCGTACCTTTCTGTTGGCTGTCGTTGGGGTTGAATTCATTCGTGACAATATAGGCGTGGAAATCTCCTCGGGCAAGCCGAAAGCGAGGATTGCTCTTTGCGAATTCTTCAAACTTGAATTGATAGGGAATCAGCGAATCGGCTCAAAGGTGAATTTCTGTCCACCGATGGCGGCCTCGGCCATGAAACCACCTTTGGCGTGAACAAAAATGGCCATGCCCTTGGTGTAACCCGGGGCGGACTGAAGACCCGTATCCGGTCCAGTGCTTACCCCCGCACTTGTCCCCCCTGTGCCGGTCTGGGCCTGTGCACCTGCTGTGATGGCCACCGCCGAGGCGGTTGCGTCAAGTTCAAAACTACCGCTGGTAAATTCATCATAGGCTCTTTTATCCTGAAAAAATATGATTTCCTGGAATACCTGCCCGCCCACCTGGAAGCCTACGGAGATCTTGGCAAGCGTCGCGACACCGGTGACCTGGCCGTGCTGGTAGACCTTGCCGTGCCCGTAAGCACCACCGATACCCACCGCCCCTTTTCCGATGCTTGGAAAGACCGCATACCCATATGCCGAATCAAAATAGGGCTTCAACTCTTCTGATTTTTGAAATAGAGCGATGGTCTCGGTGAACTGGTCCGCCATGACCGGAGCGCACACGCTGAGCACCAGGACGGCGACCCATACATAACGACATCTGCAGATCACACGCTTCATGATTTTCCTCCCTTTGGCCGGAATGAAAATATGCATCAATTCCGGTACTGGTTGAGAAGCCAGACATCATGGCCCAATCCATTTTTCTATGGTGGAGCCCCACAGGCACTCAATTAAACTGAAGCGCCGCATTTATCAAGGAAAACGGCTGGGCGGCAGGTCAAACTGAAGGCAGGATCATGCAAACAATAGCTGAAAAACAGGAAAACGATATGATCATCGGCCCTTGCTGACTCGCTCCCAGACTTGATCGATGGTGGCCAGGGACAGGCGTTGTGGATCGATTTGAATCGTATGTGCTTCAGGAAGATATCTATTGATGACCAGGGAAATCTGTGTGGTCAGCGCATCGATTTTGAGGTCGTTCAAAGTGGTGATCATTTTAATGTCGTCCTCTGCCAATTGACGAAGATAGGCCAGGCGGTCACGGCCGGTTTGATACCCCAGCAGTTTTGCATCCAGCTCATCCATATAGGTATAGACGGTCCGCAACAACTCCAGATTATAGTGTAGGCGCAGATGTCGTTGGGCTTGTGAGAGATTTTTAATTCCAAAGCTTTTCAGTACCACTTGGATTTCGGCGGCCAGGGCTTTGTGTTGCCCAGCGAGACCCTCACGGATGGATTTCACCTGGGCCGAACGATCCTCGAGTTGCTGAACGAGCAAATCGATATCGGCAATTTTCTGTTCGAGCTCCACGGCCTTTGGGTTGGCCCAGGCCGATTCGACAGTCGTGGCATGGCTTCCGATCAAAATGCCTATCCAGCAAATGGTCCAAAAATATTGCTTTGCTTTCATAGCGCTATTGTGCCTCCAGTTGTCTTCTGAGCTTTTCCGAAAGAAACAATCGGGTGCCGTAATTTTCCCAGGGGCCGATGGCATGCAACCCGACCAGTTCGAGCTGTTCCCCCCGCCATCGTGAAAGATGGGCCGTGACTTCGGGGGACAGTTGCGTCAATCCGTTCAAGGAGAGCCGTTTGCCGGGCCAGGCAGCCAGCTGTTTTGCAGATTCGACCGGCAAGTCCTTCAATCCGTTCAAGCTGATCCATTCACCTGGCCATTTCGCCAATATTTCGGCCACATCCGGTGGCAACTCGCTTAACGAATTGAGATATAAATCTTTTCCAGGCCACTTGACCAGGCAGCGTGCTGTTTCAGCCGACATGGCGGTTAATTGATATTTTCGGTCGTAATTCCCCTGGCAAATCTCTTTGCTGATGGCTCTGTTCAGAGGCGCCCGCTGGGCTAGTAAGTTAGCCCGCTGACCGATCTCCGCGCTGATTTCAGTCCAGATCGAGGCCAGTTGGACGGCCGGCACGTCCACCTGATCGATGGAAAGCTGCGTGTTATACTGCATGTAGCTCGTGAGTGCCGTTTGAGCCTTTCGCACAAAATCGTCGATCGGCAACCCATAGATACCCGTAGACAGGATGTCGTAAGTATCTGTTTTGCGCTCCAAATAGAGGAGTTCTTCTGCCATGGCCGTGAGCTGGGCGTTGGGGGTGTTAAGTTTCGAGATATACGTTTTACGACGTTGAATGGCTCTGAGCGCCAACTCGATTTTCTTGTCGTTCATCGCCTCGCTGAAAGCTGGAATACGGCCCTGTTCCAGAGTTTGCTCGATTTTTTCTTTTTCTTCTTCGATGCCACGGGCATAATAACTTTTCAGCTGTTCGATGTCGTTGATTTTGATTTGAATTTGCTCCCTGGCCTTGGAAAGGTTTTGTTTCAAGGATAAAAATCCACTTTCAGGGTCAACGTCGACAGGCGTTTCAATGACCGACGTAATGCTTTTGATGCTCTCGTTTTCATTATCCGCAGGAGCAGGCTCTGTTTCAGTCGGATGGTTCTCGGACACCGTCATGGGTTCCGCGGTAGGATCGACTTGCGTATTGCTGGACGCGCTGATTGGCGTCGATTTTGGACGTATGTCATAGCGATCCAACAGGTATACGCCGAAAATGATGACACACGCGGCGATCGCAATGACAGCAGCGATTCGTTTGCCACGCTGCCGGAGGAAAGATCGTCGGTCGGATTTTTTTGGGATTGTTGAATCTTCAGGATGAATTTCTTGAAGTATGGGATACGGCTGTGTCCGTGTTTCTTGTATTGGATCGTCAATTGGTGCCGATGGTTCCACGGGGGGCGCTTTTTTCATATCCGACGATGATGCTTCCGGGGTTGCCTCGGTTAGTAAATTGCTCAGTTCATCGTCAAATTCTTCGATGGTCAACCCTTTGTTTTCCTCGGCTTCCTCTTCTCCAACAGCAGCATCAGCGGATACTTCATCTTTAAGCTTTTTTGCATTGATATCGGCCATAATGGCGTCGAGGGCCGCCTGCTGATCCTCAGACAGGTCGTTATCTCCCGCATCGTTTTCGGAAGCGGGCTTTTCTTCCTCTGTCGTATCTTTCTGCCTTTTTGAACTGATTTCGGCCATGATGGCATCGAGAGCCGCTTGCTGATCCTCAGACAGGTCGTCATCTCCCGAATCGTTTTCGGAAGCGGGTTTTGCTTTCTCTTTCGTGTCTCCCTGCCTTTTCGCACTGATATCGGCCATGATGGCGTCGAGGGCCGCCTGCTGATCTTCAGATAGATCGTCATCCCCGTTGTTGTTCTTTTCGATTTGATTTTTGGGATCGATCGTTTCGGTTTTCCGTTTGGCGTCAATTTCGGCCATGATGGCATCGAGGGCGGCCTGCTGATCTTCGGACAGGTCTTCACCCTCGGTGTTTTTTCCGATGTTCGCTTTTTCATCCCCTGATGCATGGCCTTCGCTTTTGGAATTGATCTCGGCCATGATGCGATCGAGGGCTGCCTGTTGATCCGAATCCAGTTCGTCTGGGGCTTTGATAGAGGCATCATCCGGGGAGGCGTCCCTGCCCCCGGCGCCAGAATCGGTCGTCGTGTTTGAAGTGGGTTGGGTCTCTTCAGCTTTCACCGGCGGTGATACGTCGACATCGGCGGACGGCGAAGATGCAACTGCCGAGTCGGATGCCATTTCCGAGCCTGAACCGTCCTTGGCATTTGTATCGGCTTTCAGCGGTGGTTTTTCGGAAGCCTCGCCGGCAGGTTCCTCAGACGGACCACTGGCAGCGTTGATTTCAGCCATGATTTTCTCAAAAGCGGCTTTTTCATCGGCGCTTAGACTGGCCAGTTCGTCATCAAAATCAGCATCCTCGTTATCCCGCTTGTTGTCTTGATCCATCTCTGCCATCGCTACAATCCACTAAATATATTAAATAAATTAGATCGACCGCCGATGTTGCCCCCCCCTTAACAGCATGGGCCTGGCTGATGCTTTCCTTATTATATACTGTCATATCGACAGGTTTGATCCAAACTTGAATAGGGAACCACCGCGTTCGAGAAATGGCAATTCGCATGGGTCGTGGTGTTTCTGAACAGGCAGAACGGCGCCGGTCGCTGCCGTTTTTCAAAGCCAATATCTTACGTTTAATTCTCATAACCACTATGGTATAAAGATTTTTTAAAATATGAGGTCAAAATCTTTCGTTTGGACTGCCGATGGGTGATCGCGTCTGTCCCGGCGAAGGTTTATTATTTTCATTACTATCAAAGGCTTCTCCTGAAACAATGAGTAGTGATGCAAGGGAAATATTGCAGACGTCCGCAATTGAATCATTGGAGATGCAACTGCAAAAGGAGCGCGGAGCGCGACAGGCGGCCGAAGAACGGATCCGAAAGGTTGTCGCCGATCACAAACGGCTCGAAATAGAATTGGTGCGTTACAGGGACCATTTTGAAAGTCTGGTCGCCAATCGCACGGCAGAGTTGATGGCCACCAATGAAAAGCTCATGGTTGAAAACCGTGAGCGTCGAATGGCCGAGCGTGAACGGCGCGCCTTCGAGGATCAGTTCCGAGAGGCATCACTGATGCTGGAGGCCATGCTCAACGCCATCCCCGACATTATCGGTGTCCAGGACAGCAATCATCGCATCATTCGTTTTAACAAGGCTGGCTACAAATTTTTCAACCAAGTCGAAAATGAGGTGATCGGCAAACGCTGTTATGAACTGATCGATCAGGGGGCGCCTTGCGAAAATTGCGTGACGCGGCAAATTCTGGAGACCAATCAGCCCGCACAACTCGAAAAATATATTGATGCCAAGGGCGTCTGGATGGATATCCGCGCCTATCCGATTCGGGACATGGACGGACGGGTGTTTCGAATCGTCGAGCACTGGCGTGACATCACGGAATTGAAACACAGTCAGGCCTCACTTGTCGAATCCGAAGAAAAATACCGGTTGCTGGTCGAGAATGCCAACGA
This Desulfatitalea tepidiphila DNA region includes the following protein-coding sequences:
- a CDS encoding PocR ligand-binding domain-containing protein — its product is MELVDLSPLETWAALEDEIYERSGVNPAVFDVAGVRINPRPRWPNRLCPEIKANPKGQSFICATAHMNMANQARQSGQPVIDECDAGMIKLVVPISVDGTFLGSAGGCGLLLEGNEIDTFLINKIVGLEEDRIEALSEGIPALSMQQAEELAAFIQGRIEQIVSDFKARR
- a CDS encoding tRNA dihydrouridine synthase is translated as MAPLRGLTGALFRNTYSEFFHGIDWAVTPFLTTTQGSRIKPSQLQDVLPENNTRIPIVPQVIGNRPDKFITLSKALFDLGYETVNWNLGCPFPRVAKKQRGSGLLPYPDIVDAFLEAVIPKIPNRISIKLRLGRHEPEEIFALLPVLNGYPVQELILHPRTGVQMYTGTVDLNGFEACLALSRCPVIYNGDIVSRAKFESLRDRFPSVGTWMIGRGLLQNPFLPAEIKGLVTDPIERVNHFRDFHDTLFDRLSVVRQGPAHLVDAMKGYWGYFHHFFEDGGNVLKAIRKIQRPEHYRDFLKRFFDHQAKWRGDSA
- a CDS encoding lytic transglycosylase domain-containing protein — protein: MKKWMRWALFLAGILAAASAHADRIITAEDVRPPEGLTLCGEPVPFELNHVRERFEKEMLLSLWDRPQVLLWLKRSTRYMPFISKALEQAGMPDDIKYLAIVESALRPHAGSPKGAMGFWQLMPATARKFGLTVDEFVDERRDLYLSTPVALAYLKTLYAKFSSWTLALAAYNMGEEGVDAEVIEQRTHDYYRLYLPLETQRFVFRMLSVKLIVNDPVAYGYQLSPEDYYAPIGFDTISVDCFQEAPLRLVAQAADADFKEIKDLNPHLRGHYLQAGHHQLRVPEGRSFGFSAKFEALLEAHSQELGQRIYVVQNGDSLSSIAKKFAVPLQSLLIWNRIDLGKTLHPGDRLVIYPREAVAGH
- a CDS encoding Hsp33 family molecular chaperone HslO; its protein translation is MNKIKRYGNTLKEQLLASTRDRIYNFMMADDRIRGVVVNGTRMVNEMRWNHELGILESLVLGHAYLAAALMGAGLKGNDRLSISVECSGPIKGFHVESNAFGEVRGYLKQVPIPIDTPPVDFNLSPFFGAGFLSVTKYLEGAKHPFTGKVMMEHGTLAKDLALYYLRSEQIPSSFSLSIAFDQQGEITGAGGLFLQALPGASEEMLKEAEQVVTNLPSIGHEVHGEGFPQAWIDQNFKGMSPRYLDSRGVEFMCHCNREQIRSMIMLLEIADIQDLAENGPFPVQIRCHNCNTRYDYDQAELKAIYSARVSG
- a CDS encoding NUDIX domain-containing protein codes for the protein MEPLVHKKQILRKGRVFNVTVENVTLSNGYTLDLEVIRHPGASAIVPVLDGDRVLMLKQYRHAVGRLIWEIPAGTFDGKEDPLICAQRELTEETGYTADHWDHLGSIIPVPGYSDETIHLFMASNLSPARQALDQDEILEVHPLPLARVVEMIKSGEIQDGKTIAGIFFTLTQKFHLAP
- a CDS encoding tetratricopeptide repeat protein codes for the protein MSKTNAALKGYIKTENVILLIAIALAVGFVGGVTFSVYRSTRSAMLSGDAQSPQMTPQQKEQIAHLVARTEKNPEDVDAWTHLGHLYFDTGQPDLAIESYEKSLRIDGNRPDVWTDLGVMHRRTGNPQKAIESFDRALISNPNHEIAMYNKGVVLMHDMQDPAGALSAWENLVAINPNAKTPTGEPLNQIIQQVKQTLSTEQKRPKS
- a CDS encoding YSC84-related protein → MKRVICRCRYVWVAVLVLSVCAPVMADQFTETIALFQKSEELKPYFDSAYGYAVFPSIGKGAVGIGGAYGHGKVYQHGQVTGVATLAKISVGFQVGGQVFQEIIFFQDKRAYDEFTSGSFELDATASAVAITAGAQAQTGTGGTSAGVSTGPDTGLQSAPGYTKGMAIFVHAKGGFMAEAAIGGQKFTFEPIR